GTCCGCCGGATAACTGTGAAGGATATCTGTCTAACATGCTGAGCGGAAGCTCAATTTCCTGCATGATCTCTTCAACTCTCTTGCGGCGCTCCTCACTGGTCCACTTGCGCTCCTTGTCAACCTTGAGCGGCTCTTCAAGAAGCCATCCGATCCTCTTGGCTGGATTAAGTGAATTATATGGATCCTGGAATACCATCATGGGCCTTCCGTATTTCTGCCAGATTTCGCCCTGATAATCCTTGTTTATTCCGACAATAGCCCTTGCAAGCGTTGATTTACCACATCCTGACTCGCCGGCTATCGCAAGTACTTCACCCTCATCCATGTCAAAAGAAACATCGAAAAGAGCCTGTATTTTTTTATTTTTCCGGGAAAAGAGTTTACGCTTTCTGTTCTTGTAAAAAACATTAAGCCCAGTAACTCTTAATACTTTTTCTTTTTCCATCTGATATGACACCATTATGGCGAATCATCATATATCGCCATCTATTTATGATAAATTTATTCATTCCATAATCATATGATTCAATAATGTTACAGCAGTGCAGATTTTAGATCATATAATCCAAAAAAGCTTCAGCAGTGCAAATATATTATCATACAATCAAGGACTCACTGGTTATCCAGATCAATCTTGGGTATAGCTGCTATGAGTTTCTTGGTATAGCTGTGAATAGGCCTTGTGAACACGGTCCTGGTATCGCCGGATTCAACAATATTTCCTTTCTGCATTACTATAACTCTCTCGCAGAGCTGGCTTACAAGGCTGAGGTCATGGGAAATAAAGATAATAGATGTCCTCTTCTCTCTATTGATCTTCTTGAGAAGCTCTACTATCTGGGCCTGAACTGTTACATCAAGAGCAGTTGTCGGCTCATCAGCTATCAGAATCTGAGGATTTCCTATCATCGCAGCAGCGATCATAACCCTCTGTCTCATTCCGCCTGATAACTCATGAGGATACATATAGTAAACTTCCTCAGCATTCTCAAGTCCAACATCCTTGAGCATATCTATAGCGCGCTTCTTGCGCTCTGCCTTTTTTATCTCAGGATGATGAATGCGAAGAGGCTCCTCTACCTGCCATCCGATCCTTTTAACAGGGTTCAGACTTGTCATAGGTTCCTGGAAAATAATTGAAATCTCATCACCCTGAAAAGATCTGAGAGTTTTCCTGTCACAAGTCAAAAGGTCATGGCCTTCAAACATGATCCTGCCTGTTTTCTTGATAGCGTGTCTGCTAAGGAGGCCTGCAATAGCAAGTGCACTCATACTCTTGCCGGATCCGGACTCTCCAACTATGCCGACAATTTCACCATCAGCCAGCATCAGATCAAAATCCTCAACCGCTGTCTCCGGTGAATCTGAATCATGAAACTCTATATGGAGATCAGTAACATCAAGAATTATTCCCATCTCTTAATCCCCTCTCCCAAGAATGCAAAGCCCAAAACCATGAGCACTATAACTATACCGGGACACAGAACATAGCTGGGTCTTGTAAACATATACTGCTGTGCATCGGAAAGCATACGTCCAAGGCTGGCATATGGCGGCTGTGATCCAACTCCCAGATAAGAAAGCCCGGCCTCTGCCAGAACAGCATTGTTAAATCCAATAAGTATAGATGATGCCAAAACTCCCTTGATATTAGGAAGAATATGTAAAAAGATCATTCTAAGGTCTGAAACGCCCTGAAGTCTGGCATTCTCAATATAATCCATGTTCTTGCACCTGAGGACTTCGCCCCTTACTATTCTGGCAAAGCTAGGTACAAAGGCGATTCCAAGCGAGATAACAAGCTGAGTCCAGCCAACGCCAAATACACTGACAATTACCAGTGCCAGCAGAATACTCGGAAAAGCAAAAAGAGCATCTATTACTCTCATGGTAACCTCATCGATCATGCCTCCATAGTAGCCAGTAATAGCGCCTATTATCGTACCAACGCCGGCACCGATAATAATCGTACCAATGGCAATCATAAGTGTGACCCTGCTACCATACATAACCCTGCTGAACACATCACGTCCCATATTGTCAGTTCCCATAATATGGCGAAGAGATATTCCCTGAAGCTTCTCAGAAGCGCTCATTTTGGTAGGCTCATAAGGCATCCAGAAAATACCCAGGATTATCATCGCAAGGACAAGCCCCATAATGATCCCGCCTATCAGAACATATGGATTTTTGCTAAGTTTTCTAAGTTTTGAATTCTTCATCTTGATTTAGTCTTCTATCTCAATCCTCGGATCGATCACTCTGTAAATGATGTCTACAAGGAAATTTACTCCTATAACAATTATGGCAATGCCCATAATAATAGCTTCTACTACCGGATAGTCTCTGTTACTGATACTTG
The sequence above is a segment of the Butyrivibrio proteoclasticus B316 genome. Coding sequences within it:
- a CDS encoding ABC transporter ATP-binding protein, which gives rise to MGIILDVTDLHIEFHDSDSPETAVEDFDLMLADGEIVGIVGESGSGKSMSALAIAGLLSRHAIKKTGRIMFEGHDLLTCDRKTLRSFQGDEISIIFQEPMTSLNPVKRIGWQVEEPLRIHHPEIKKAERKKRAIDMLKDVGLENAEEVYYMYPHELSGGMRQRVMIAAAMIGNPQILIADEPTTALDVTVQAQIVELLKKINREKRTSIIFISHDLSLVSQLCERVIVMQKGNIVESGDTRTVFTRPIHSYTKKLIAAIPKIDLDNQ
- a CDS encoding ABC transporter ATP-binding protein; translation: MEKEKVLRVTGLNVFYKNRKRKLFSRKNKKIQALFDVSFDMDEGEVLAIAGESGCGKSTLARAIVGINKDYQGEIWQKYGRPMMVFQDPYNSLNPAKRIGWLLEEPLKVDKERKWTSEERRKRVEEIMQEIELPLSMLDRYPSQLSGGQRQRVCIGIALMREPKLLIADEPVSALDVTIQAQIMELLNNLHRKHGISIIFISHDLRVVYQISDHVMVMKNGHVVEYGATRDVYRNPQADYTIQLLKAAGITK
- a CDS encoding ABC transporter permease, which gives rise to MKNSKLRKLSKNPYVLIGGIIMGLVLAMIILGIFWMPYEPTKMSASEKLQGISLRHIMGTDNMGRDVFSRVMYGSRVTLMIAIGTIIIGAGVGTIIGAITGYYGGMIDEVTMRVIDALFAFPSILLALVIVSVFGVGWTQLVISLGIAFVPSFARIVRGEVLRCKNMDYIENARLQGVSDLRMIFLHILPNIKGVLASSILIGFNNAVLAEAGLSYLGVGSQPPYASLGRMLSDAQQYMFTRPSYVLCPGIVIVLMVLGFAFLGEGIKRWE